From a region of the Polyodon spathula isolate WHYD16114869_AA chromosome 31, ASM1765450v1, whole genome shotgun sequence genome:
- the LOC121303169 gene encoding tissue-type plasminogen activator-like, whose product MTLLWFLVALGALSSSLGDKESLVRTRRGTRMFREHCKDWLSTEVHSQGETWLRWYGLRVEYCRCANGNSRCHAVPVVECSRSRCYNGGSCKQARYSPEFICSCPSGFAGPQCEIDTAEKCVTGRGGGYRGTWGQSRSSIDCLNWNSSVLIDKKYNARRNDALQLGLGNHNYCRNPDNDTAPWCHVYKNKQLVWEFCSVPSCPRGNLAECYSGTGSSYRGSQSSSRTGARCLSWDSPALAKKAYNAWRADARQLGLGSHNHCRNPDNNVKPWCHVYRGRALTWEHCDLPKCVGYPGSSSTVGSPGLLSGNGNAVESCGERLAPVSQYRIKGGQVSSITSHPWQAALFVYNRHARADSYFCGGVLIGSCWLLSAAHCFEERFRPDLLKVVMGRTYRLQNSTNEQIFRVEKYFIHEQYDSETFDNDIVLLKLMSDSGACALETSFVRPVCLPDPGLSLPDWSECEISGYGKEEEFSAFYSERLKEGHVRLWPSRDCTSDRLSDRLITENMLCAGDTRGLDDACKGDSGGPLVCSSGGRMNLIGIISWGDGCGKKDTPGVYTRVSKYLGWINGKISQATR is encoded by the exons ATGACGTTGCTGTGGTTCCTGGTTGCTTTAGGGGCGCTCTCGTCTTCACTGGGAGACAAG GAATCCCTCGTGAGAACACGGAGAGGAACACGCATGTTCAGAG AGCACTGTAAGGACTGGCTGTCCACGGAGGTTCACAGTCAAGGGGAGACGTGGCTGCGCTGGTATGGCTTGAGAGTGGAATACTGCCGCTGTGCCAACGGGAACAGCAGGTGCCACGCGGTGCCCGTTGTGG AATGCAGCAGGAGTCGGTGCTACAACGGGGGCTCCTGCAAGCAGGCGCGCTACTCCCCCGAATTCATCTGCAGCTGCCCCAGCGGCTTCGCGGGACCCCAGTGTGAGATCG ACACGGCAGAGAAGTGTGTCACCGGGCGCGGGGGCGGGTACCGCGGAACCTGGGGGCAGAGCCGGTCCTCCATCGACTGCCTGAACTGGAACTCCAGTGTCCTCATCGACAAGAAGTACAACGCGAGGAGAAACGACGCCCTGCAGCTGGGCCTGGGGAACCACAACTACTGCAG GAATCCTGATAATGACACTGCGCCCTGGTGCCATGTGTACAAAAACAAGCAGCTGGTGTGGGAGTTCTGCAGTGTGCCCAGCTGTCCTCGGG GTAACTTGGCGGAGTGCTACTCTGGCACTGGCTCCTCGTACCGTGGCTCACAGAGCAGCAGTCGCACGGGCGCCCGGTGCCTGAGCTGGGACTCGCCCGCCCTCGCCAAGAAAGCCTACAACGCCTGGAGAGCCGACGCCAGGCAGCTCGGGCTGGGCAGCCACAACCACTGCAG gaACCCAGACAACAACGTCAAGCCCTGGTGCCACGTGTACAGAGGCAGAGCCCTCACCTGGGAGCACTGCGACCTGCCCAAGTGCG TGGGTTACCCAGGCAGCAGCTCCACAGTGGGGTCCCCAGGATTGCTGAGTGGAAACGGCAATGCAGTCG AGAGCTGTGGGGAGCGGCTGGCCCCTGTCTCTCAGTACCGGATTAAGGGGGGTCAGGTCTCCAGCATCACCTCTCACCCCTGGCAGGCTGCTCTCTTCGTGTACAACCGCCACGCCCGTGCCGACTCCTACTTCTGCGGGGGTGTTCTGATTGGCTCCTGCTGGCTGCTGTCTGCCGCCCACTGCTTCGAGGAACG GTTCCGTCCTGATCTGCTCAAGGTAGTGATGGGACGCACCTACCGGCTTCAGAACTCTACCAACGAGCAGATCTTCAGAGTGGAGAAATACTTCATCCACGAGCAGTACGACAGCGAGACCTTTGACAACGATATAG TTTTGTTGAAGCTGATGAGTGACTCGGGGGCGTGTGCGCTGGAGACCTCCTTCGTCCGGCCGGTCTGCCTCCCCGACCCCGGCCTCTCTCTCCCGGACTGGTCTGAGTGTGAGATCTCTGGCTATGGCAAGGAGGAGGAGT TCTCTGCTTTCTACTCTGAGCGGCTGAAGGAGGGTCATGTCCGGCTCTGGCCATCCCGAGACTGCACCTCGGACCGTCTCTCCGATCGGCTCATCACGGAGAACATGCTCTGCGCCGGAGACACGCGTGGGCTGGACGACGCCTGCAAG GGCGATTCTGGGGGTCCCCTGGTTTGCTCCAGCGGGGGGCGGATGAACCTCATCGGCATCATCAGTTGGGGGGACGGCTGCGGGAAGAAGGACACCCCAGGGGTTTACACCAGAGTGAGCAAATACCTGGGCTGGATCAACGGCAAGATCAGCCAGGCGACACGGTAG